A portion of the Malania oleifera isolate guangnan ecotype guangnan chromosome 3, ASM2987363v1, whole genome shotgun sequence genome contains these proteins:
- the LOC131150607 gene encoding uncharacterized protein LOC131150607, whose protein sequence is MNALKEKVTNKVSRLFADSPSSAPSPTTLDSPPNSPPAKSNSQGGKSLSSFFSYISFDGFKSNKRQHDIKPIQSLPVGWRSQYIAVPDENLDEYVDCEPSFDNKEILNGHEEEGHAPGSSTSCSDMFEDAASPQTAEKAMSYLSDESTLISLDLYEFLQSSLPNIVKGCQWVLLYSTLKHGISLRTLIRKSADLSGPCLLVVGDMQGAVFGGLLECPLNPTSKRKYQGTNQTFVFTTIYGEPRLFRPTGANRYFYLCLNDLLALGGGGNFALCLDEDLLSGTSGPCETFGNLCLAHKPEFELKNLELWGFTHSSKYVA, encoded by the exons ATGAATGCGTTGAAGGAAAAGGTCACGAACAAGGTCTCTCGCCTCTTCGCCGATTCGCCTTCCTCCGCGCCATCTCCCACCACCCTCGACTCCCCTCCCAACTCTCCTCCG GCCAAATCAAATTCTCAAGGAGGAAAATCATTGTCATCATTCTTTTCTTACATAAGCTTCGATGGGTTCAAATCCAACAAGCGTCAACATGATATTAAACCAATTCAATCACTTCCTGTTGGATGGAGAAGTCAATATATTGCAGTTCCCGATGAAAACTTGGATGAGTATGTTGATTGTGAACCTTCATTTGATAACAAAGAAATATTGAATGGTCATGAAGAGGAGGGACATGCCCCTGGAAGTAGCACTAGTTGTTCTGACATGTTTGAAGATGCTGCTAGCCCACAGACAGCGGAGAAAGCAATGTCTTATCTCTCAGATGAATCTACACTTATTTCTTTAGATTTATATGAATTCTTGCAGTCTTCTCTTCCTAACATAGTGAAAGGGTGCCAATGGGTCCTGCTGTATAG TACGTTGAAACATGGAATATCGCTTCGTACGCTTATTCGTAAGAGTGCAGACCTTTCCGGTCCTTGTTTGTTg GTTGTAGGAGACATGCAAGGTGCTGTTTTTGGAGGGCTGCTAGAATGTCCCCTGAACCCTACTTCAAAAAGAAAATATCAA GGTACAAACCAAACATTCGTATTTACAACCATATATGGTGAACCAAGGTTGTTTAGACCAACAG GCGCAAATAGATATTTCTATTTGTGCTTGAATGACTTACTTGCACTCGGTGGGGGTGGAAACTTTGCTTTGTGCCTCGATGAAGATCT GTTAAGTGGAACTAGTGGTCCCTGTGAAACATTTGGAAACTTGTGCTTGGCGCATAAACCTGAGTTTGAATTGAAGAATCTTGAG CTGTGGGGGTTTACACATTCATCAAAGTACGTGGCCTGA